The genomic stretch CTAATTGAAATAGAGGCCAATCATATTGAGCAGCAAGAGAAAGAATTACCCTGATCGAGTTCAGCTTTGCAACTGGTGCGAAAGTTTCCAAGTAATCTACCCCATATGTTTgggtgaatcccttggcaacaagtctGGCTTTATATCTAATCACTTCACCCTCTGAGTTATACTTGATAGCATAGACCCATTTAGAACCAACCAAGTTCTTCCCCTTTGGGGGATCAACTAATTCCCAAGTACCATTTCTGTTAAGAGCCTCCATTTCTTCGTTCATTGCTTCCTGCCACCTTGAATCCCTTACAGCCTCATAATAGGAAGAAGGTATAGCATGATTTGATAACTGTGAAACAAATGCATGATATGAAGGAGACAAACGAGAATATGAAACGTAGTTGGAGATAGGATGCTGAGTACATGACCTGACACCTTTTCTAACAGCAACCGGAAGGTTCAGCTCATTCATATTTAGAGGTGCGGTTGACTCAACTGATGAGGATAACTGCTTCACAGGATCAGGAGCCAGAGCATCCGATTCAACTAGCCGATCAATAGTAGGTTCTTGCTTGTGTCTTCGTCTTTTGTAAGTAATAATATCTGGTGAAGACTGTGCTCCCAGTGATGGAGCATCTTTTCCCAGTGATGGGGCATCTTTTCTATTTTCTGTGACATCCAGTGGAATAGGAGAAGAAATCACTTGAGGAACCACATGAGGTACAAAGGAAGAGGTAATATTCTCCCCCTGAGGATGAGACTGAGGAGAATAATAGGACTCAGACTAAAAAAAAGTAACATCCTTCAAGATATATCTCGCCCTAGTAATAGGATCAAAGCACTTGTAGCCTTTCTGGCAAGTAGAATACCCTATAAAAACTCCTCGTATAGAACGAGGATCAAGTTTAGAGGACTTGGGACCAAGAACATGAATAAAACAAAGAGAACCAAAAACCCGAGGTGTAAAGGAGAACAACTCTACACCAGGATGAAGAATAGTGAGAGGACATCGGTTCCCGAGACCTTTAGATGACAATCGATTGATGAGATAAGCGGCTGCAAGAACAACATCAGCCCAGAAATATTTGGGTAAGTGACGTTGAAATAAAAGTGCACGGGCTGTTTCAAGAATATGACGATTCTTTCTCTCGGCCACTCCATTTTATTGTGGTGTGTAGGGATAGGATGACCGAATCCTCAAGAAAAGTATTTAGAGACTGGGCAAAGTACTCACGGGCATTGTCAGAACGAAGAATCTTCACCTTTGAGTTAAATTGGGTTTCAACCATTCTACAAAAATTTTGAATAAGACGAGGAACTTCGTCCCTGGTTTTCATCAAATAAAGCCATGTACAGTGGGTGTAGTCATcaataaaagagagaaaatatcGATAGCCATCCAAAGAAGTCACAGGAGAGGGCCCCCACACATCCGAATGAACAAGATCAAATGGAGATAAACTCTTCTTTAAAGACTCAGAAAAATGTGTTCTACAATGTTTGGATAACTGACAGATTGCACATTGAAATGACCGAAGAgaaacataaaagaaaagactaggaaataaaattttcaaaactgaAAAGACAAATGTCCCAACCGAGAATACCATAAAAGAATTTCTTGATGCTTAGTTTCTAAACACTTGGCTGCAGATTTCAGAGCAGATGTTGTTTCAAGCTGATAATAATAAAGACCCCCTACTTCACGGCCAGTCCCAATCGTCTGCTTGGTCTCGAGATCAGGGAAAAAGGTTACAGAGCAGTGTAGTTGTTTAGTAATGCTACTAACAGAAAGTAAATTAATAGAGACGGAAGGAACGTGAAGTGCAGAGGATAGGAGAAAATGATCTGTAAGTTTTATGGAACCTTTGCCAGCAACAGTGGCTTTGGTTCCATCTGCAATGATCACTTTCTCCTGCCCAGAGGATAAAGAGTAAGAAATAAAGGAGTTAGCAGCATTTGTCATGTGATCCGTAGCTCCTGAATCAATGACCCAGGGGCTGTAAAAGCTGGGACCAGTAACACTTAATCCCAGGCCACGGATACCTGTGTGCGCTTGAAAGGGAGTAGAGTCTGCAGGAGTAGAGGCCGAAGATGAAGCCTGAAGCCGAGAGAGAAGATGCTGGAGATTAACAATATCAGTAGAAGACAGTCCAGTGGTAGAAGGCACAGAGGAACCAATAGTCTctttattttctatcttttggACAACAATATTACTACTATTAGGAGCCTTCTTAGCATTGTGCTTAAATTTTTCAGGTTTCTTTTCTGGATATTTTTCCCAACAGAAATCTGAATCATGATTAGTCCTCTTGCAGTGCCGACAAAATCTGTCCCCTTGTCTTTTAGTTCCCCCAGGTCGGAACTTGTTTGCAGAACCAATAAAGACAGAGGTCTCCCCAATCGGAGGGCCTACAGCGGAAATCCCCTTGTTGTTCATGGTCTTTTTTCTACCTTCTTCACTTAGAATTTTGTAGTAAACCTGTTCTAAAGAGGGAGTAGGATCAAGACCAAGGATTTGCCCTTTTAAATTTTCGAACTCTGCAGTAAGGCcatctaaaaatttaataattttgtcTTTTTCCAGAAGCTTTAAATATCTCTGATGATCATCCGTGGAACTCCAACTTTCCATCCGGTAGTAGTCAAACTCATCCCACAGCCCCTTCAGAGTAGCAAAATAATTGGTGATTGACATAGAACCTTGTTCAAGTTTGAAAATTTGACTGTTGATCTGATAAGTACGCAGCATATCATGTCGACGTCCATACATCTGCTCTAGTGTCTTCCACATGTCGTACGCTGTTTTGTTATGAAGAATGACTTGTTTGATGTCAGAATTAACAGAGTTAAGCATCCAAGTCATTAATTGAATATTGTCACGCCGCCAAGTGCGAAAGCTAGGATCCTTCTCATCTGGTTTTACTTTAGTGTCATGAAGAATATCAAGTTTATCATGACCTTCGACATAAAGTTCAACAGCAACTGCCCAAGATGCATAATTTGTCTCAGACAATTTTTCTGATACTATCTGAAGACCGGACCCTCCAGTGCCTGCCATTGTGAAAACCGGTTGTACCTGTCCTGAAGAAGACATAGGGTTCGCAGAAATCCCAAAGGTTTCGCTAGCGTTGTCCGCCATTAAgatcacaaaaaaaaatgtttttctgGAAGGGCGGCGGCAGCAGATTGGGctgaagagaagaaaaaaaaaaatcaagagaagGAAGGTGAAGTGCAGGAGGCAGAGAACTCTGGAGGGCTCCAGAGGCCGGAGGGACGCCGGAGGCGGCAACACTGCTGATGTATAGGGTTGAAATCGCGGCGCAGGGAGGACTCTCCTTCTTGTGCTTTCTGTCCGGCACTGCTGGAAGCTACTGCTGGAAGCTACTGCTGGTGGCTCTGGCCGGTGGCAGGGGCGTCCGCGGCATTGGGTGGACGGGAGGCGTCCGCGGCGGCGCGCCTCTTGTGGTCGGCAGCAGAAACCAGAGGCCAAACGCGGCAGCGATGAAGAAGGGAAGAGGAAAGCTTGGTCCGCCTCTTGTGGTCGGCAGCGGGAAACCAGAGGCCAAACGCGTCCAGTGGGCAGCGATGAAGAAGGGAAGAGGAAAGcttggtcggcgctagggcagagaggaagaagatgcgccGGCGGCTAGGGTTAGGGATcagaactttgctctgataccatgctGTAATAAAGAGATTTTTTAAATCATTCATATTTCAGGAGAAATACATATGTTTATATAACCACACAACCCTAAGCATCAACTTAtttacaaaagataaaaagacttaTCTACCCTTGTTTCTCACAACAAGAAGGAATAATTGTAAAGTAGAGAAGGACGATTCCATGAGAGTAGTGGAGTTGAGACAGATAATAGTGTGGGTCCCTATGATTCCATTATGTTGACTAAGTTTTGTTAGTTGACAAAATCCAATGATGGAGTAGAATTAGTTCCTTGGGCGTCTTGGAATTGGATTGAAGATCTTTGGACAGAATTTTGGGCCTCATGTCCAGCTGTAGATGTATCTTAAGTTGCATATTGTTCTTGGGTTGTATATTGTTGCGATAATGCTTGGtatcaaagtttaaaattttgacccgtgccgaggtttcggtcttagaccggaacgatacggtgtCGTATCGTGTCGTGCCAATACaatttcagtattttttttatttatatatagtaattataagataaatatatttatagtgtatataaaaataagttgtatattgatttattataaattctcaattattaaataatttgatattattagaaaaaataattaaaaatagttttatttaaatagaattgatatatcaataattcaaattaaaatggaagtatatgtaataataataagtatataaattaatacaagagattactttatattaataataattatataaattaactatttattcatttaattaattattaattaaataatatatattttaaatagtaaaaaaatatcaagtaaaaaaattaaaataaaaaaatatcagaatataaatataatatattagaattttttaaatttttttagaatttttaaagaattttttaaaatttaaatgaaatttaaataataaaaaatatatttgaatataaataagaattattatatcttttaaatttttaaatgaaatttaaaacattatttttcagaatattaattaataaaatttattttaattttaaatatatttttttaggataatttaattagggtttataaaagcctCTTCGAAATATCATACATCctccttaggaattgtttaaattaattaaataaaataaaaaattattgaaaagaaaaaaaccCGGCGGACGTGGGATCGCTCGCGATCCCGCGAGAGCATTCGACGGCGTCGGAAGCGTTGCCGGACGCCTCCGGCGGTGCCGGCAGGGTCGCCAGACGCTTTCAGCGACACCTTCTGTGCCGAAGGCATTGCAGGACGCCGCCGGaggcgtcccgcgtctcctccggTGCCGCTGAGACGGGGGCGCCTCCTGTGCCAGTTTCGACCACCCGACGGAACGGTAAAAACCATCTGTGCCGAGTGGCACGGAACGACATTTCATACCTTGCTTGGTATGCTCGGGAGGATAAGCGGAACTTGCTAGTCGTTTATGGCCCATCTGTCACCCTTCCTTTGGTAGTGTTGGAGTAAGGTTAAATGCTGTGTTATAAAAGAGACGGGAAAGAATTTGGTACCCATGTCTCTAGGCCAGTATATTTTCTCTGTGTATATTTGTTCGGCTAGGAGGTACTCATTTGGGTCTTCTAGTTTATCCCATAACCACTTAGCTCCTTGAACTGAAGCTCTCCAATGTTTGGTTGATTTGGTAAAGGTGAGAAAGCTTCCCACTCTATGTCAAAATCAGAAGTATAGTCATCAAACTCTGGTTGTCGGTCATTGACTTCGTCAATGTCAATTTTAATGAGGTGCCGAGCAGACTCTATTTTTAAGCTAACCCATTCTCGAGGTGAACTTTCTAGAGTACAGATGAcaaatgtttcttcttcttcttctagagcTAAAGAGATGATTTGTCCAAATTTCTGTAGAAAGCCCTGAAGGGAATCTTGGTCATGTACCCATAGTTTGTATAGTAAGCCATAGTCTATTAAGAGGAATGGAGTAATTGCTCTTCCTTTAATTGTTGATGGTtcatatgtatccatgtttatatgtACTTTTCGGAAAGAGTATAAGAGATTGCATTGACACCTGTATTTTTTTGAAGTTTCATAAGTTTGTGGCATTTAAGTTTGGGGATGCTTTCTCCTTCATAAATGATTGTCATCCCTTTTGGGACCTTCTGTTGGTGAAAAATCTTTAAAGCTTCGTATAATTCAGCAAAGATTTGAAAGGAGAGTCTTCTGCCATGTGTcttatatatatagaaatatcATTGAGAATAGTGTTGGGAAGGCCCAACAAAACTACTTCTGAATGTCTTTGTGTGGACGTGGCTGTAGTGTTGGTTCTTAATTGTCCTAATGTTAAATAATTGTGCCTATGTACTCGAGGTTCAGTATTGTTTGGAGAAGTTGTAATAGCCTGTGCATATGTATTTTCAGCTGTTTCTTTGGTTTTCTCTAGTTGTTTTGTTCCATAGGTGCTTTTCCTCCTGTTTTTAGTAGggtattaataaataaattaggcCCAATGAATGATTTAGCTGAAGCAAATGCATCTTCCCATGAGTAGAAGCCTCGGAATGAAGGATTTGCACAGCCTTGAATAagaggtatttttatcaactttttaatgaagatttaggtgaccacttaacttaggtaatttaagtagatcaaatgattatagaaatttaaatttttattgtagaattcaaattttagaagtagaataagttttaaatgggatgcatAATGGAAAAGCCATTGGCCCAGATGATATTTCAATAAGAGTGTGGAAGTGTCTAGGGAAAtaagatattgaatgacttataaaattatttgatatGATATTAAAACGAAAAAATGTCTGATcgagggtaagtactctagttcccttatataagaataagggagacatacaaaattgtgcaaattataagagtattaaactaattagtcataccatgaaactttgggaaaaagtaatagaaaaaagattaaggaaggagactatggtgaccgaaaatcaatttgggttcatgcggtcgacaatagaagctatacatcttcttagacaactaattgaaaaatatcaggagTAAAAACaacatctacacatgatattcattgacttagaaaaagcttatgatagagtccaagagaaattatatggataattctagaaaagagaggtgttagcgtaacatatattgaactaattaagaatatgtacaACGATATAACGACCAAactaaagacttcaggcggagtaattgaagcatttccaataaagatagagttatatcaaggatcagctctaagtccatatctttttacactaattatggattaactcactacacacattcaagacacagtaccgtggtacatgttgtttacagatgatattattttggtagatgaaacacgtgaaagagtaaatgctaaactagaatcttggctggaaatactagaagggaaatgttttaggcttagtagaataaagacagaatatatgaaatttaagtttagcaatattaaatgTAATGCGATaattgttaaaataggagatGATAAGTTGCCCGAATATTTAGTatcatttttgtaaaacgattgagggattgaaagagatgtcttacatagaatacaagcataCCTCTAAAACTCCACAAAACTGCAGTTAGACCTGTTATGTtttatggagctgaatgttgggttatgactcgagtacatgagcaaaagatgagagttgcagagatgaggatattaaggtggataTTTGGACATACGAGGttgaacaaaataagaaatgagagtattcaAGAggaagtcggagttgcatctattgaggggaAAAGTGACACGCTTATGATGGTTCgggcatgtacttagatgactaaTAAATGTTCCAGTTTGGCAATGTGAACCTATGATAAACACTCATAACAAATGAGGATGAGGGGACCAAAAAAGACttgcttagtaataataaaataagataaaatttatttaagtataaatgatgatatagtaggagatagagctcaatggaaaaaggatccatatagcaaactccatctagtgggataagacttggtggTTGCTGCTGCTGCTTAGAAAAAGAAATTGTCTACAGTGTTGAAAATGAAACTCAAATTCCCTTCTTTTTTCTTATTTCCTGATATCAGTTTTTTTGTAACCTATGCTAACAAAATATATGCTACATGGTACTCAGTTACATGAGATTGATCTTGCAAAGAATGAGAAGGAAAATAGCTCCTTTTTCTTGGCCATATGatacaactttgaagaaatttgCTTGACTGTGACATAAAGCTATCAGCGCTTGGCTAAATCTGCACTTATGATTTCAAGAAAAGATTGGGATTTCATAATATCTATAAATATTGACTGGCCCTTGTTTCTCTTCCTTTGGTCTTCTAACCTAATGTCTGTTGATgcatatttaattttatcaataatatagaATTTTAGAAACCTGTAAATcttgttaattttattttaccACTTCTATCAAACCTAGTAAACTAATTTGTAGGAGTCAAGGATAATATAGAGTCTATAAAGAGATCCCCAACCATTGTGTTCTTCAAGTTTTAATATAGAAACTGGTTTTCTTCAAATCTCTTCTCTCTTGTGAGGTCGCCTATGGAGGCACACAAACTCCCACGTGCAGTGTCACCTTCCTCAGTATTATGTGGGATTTGGTTTTGTCACTGTAAAATTGTGTATTCGGTATTGATTATGCTTATTAACAGTGTCCTATGATGTCGTATTTTGATCTGTGATGTTCTGAGCTATTCAAAGTTATGGTTCCTGATAGTACTTTTCTCAATCTTTCATGTGTAAACATTTTCTCACAGAACAATATTTTAGCATATAAATAAGATGACATCACATCTTCATATTTGAATGATTAAACAATTTATTCTTTTCTATAGGATAATCATGTGGAAGCTAATGATGAGCAGCCAAAAAAGACAACTGTTTTTTGTTCATGTAGCATATGCATGGGATGCCGAGTTCTATGCTAAAGTTAATGACTCATAAATATTTTGCTTTGGTTAATTCAAGTCTTGGCTCTGGGATCTTCACACTGCTTTTCTTGTGTGTTAAGATTGATGCTTGAATAACAGTTCTATGTTCCATTGTAATAATATCTTTAAACCAAGACAAGTATGTTCAGCACTCAAGTGATCCTCTTGGTGAAAATTCTTTTAGCCTATGACTACTTGGAGGGGAGGGAATCAGAGGGGAGGGAGGTGGAGCGGGAGTCAAAGGGAGAAGACAGAAGGGATTTCAAAACTTGATCACTTGGTATATTGGGAGAGAAAGGATACGTTACTTTCAATCTCTTCTACTGAACACTTTGACATGGAgggtaaaaagaaataaatgtcTAAAATACCTATCTGTAAATTTAAATCCCTTCCACTTATTACTTGGACGGAAAGAAGGAGCTCCAATATGCTTCCCATGTGTTCCCTCTTATATGATAAAATCTTTCTCTTCTCTTGCATTCAATTTTTCTTCCTCATTCTAACTGGAGATATCTTAGCGCCATATGTCACCATTTATCCTATTATTAACCATAATGAATAGGGTGTATGAGTGCTTCCACCACTCATATATTTCAGTTATAGAACATTATCTTCATGGATCATAGACACAAACACCAAGATATAGGACTATATCACCAGTCAATATCTTCTTAAACTATTGCAAATAACTAGAATCAAGTATTTCTTAATATGAACAAGTGTTTGAAATAACAAATGTTTGATAGCAACAATGTATTGATAACAACCTATGTGGCTATGTTTGAAATACAAGTCCAGTCAAAGCAACAACATCATCTTGATATATGGTAGTCTCTTCTCAACTCACCATAACATGAAACTCTTCAATTTATCTTTACTATGGCTCAGATAGTATTGTTGGAAGTAGATTTGTTTTCAGGGACTCCAACCTTGTTTATCTCCTTCTCAACAATCTCATTATAGCGTGCAAGTGCAATGGCACAAATACTAATTTCCTCCCTAAGGTCATTGATCTTCTTGCTAAGACTCACAGGTTGATACCACCagctttttaaaaaatttccactCTCAATGCCCCTCGACCGACTATATTTTTCAACTTGTCATTCATTTTATTGTAACCAACAAAAACATCTACTTCATCATCTACTCTCAATGCTCTCAACCCATGCTTTTGCATTTCCTCTGTCCTTTTTCTTTCTGTGCTAGCACCCTCACCAGTTTCTCTATCCTGAGAAAGATAAACTCCCTAACCTGTCAAAAttgtttttgtgtgtgtgttttttctAACTTCTCCATTAACCTGTATCCTTGTGTGataataatttatttgattagtGATTGTCTGGTGCTTTTCTTAGATGCTTTGGGCACAATGCTTGCAACTCACTTGGACAAACATCGTGCATACATTGGGTGTATGAAATCTGGCGAAGTTTTCTCTGACAAGTGAGTATTAATAAACGTCATAGTCTTGTTGTGTAGAAAGTTAGCTCAATTATGTTTATTGATTCCTAATATTATATCCAGGAATCAAATGTGGTTTGAACCAGAGTGGTGGAAGTTTGGTGATGGAAAATTGTAAGTGCTCATTGAATTAATACTGTTAGGTGTATCATGTTACATTGTGTTTGATGAAAAAGAAGGAATTATTTCTTTCTGTGATTCTAATTGTGGCTATCAACTTTTTGATTAATGATTATGATCAGCTGCATGTACTTTTAACTAATAGTTTCCCAGAATGCTCTGATGGGAAAGGAATGTGAGTTTGCAAATAGATTTACTCCATAACTTTGATGGTGTTTATTAGTTCTGTTGCAGCAAAACTAATAATTTTATTCTCTTAAAGCATTAAATCAATATAATTGCACATTTTTATAAAAAACAAAAGGCAAGAGGAGAAGGTTGAAGTTGGAGACAAGCTAAGGCTTAATCTTATACgttgtataaaaaattttaaaaagaaaaaaattataaaaagtatCTATAGATCAAATGCCCAagataagataattaaatataACTAGCCATGGTGCTCATGCGTTGCATGTGCAATATAATGCATGAAGACACGTAAATTATATAAAATGAATATTTACTATCAAGCAATTAAACAACATTATTCAATGTTAGTATGATTTATTCTATAAAAATCTTAATCCGAAAATAAAGTAGAAATTAGGTTATGAATCATACCTTAAGTTATGTAGCGAGAATGTCTTATATTACCTGAAGAACCGATGAGATACAGAGATGGATAGATGTGGTTGTGATTTTTCGAGAAGAATCGATGAAATACAAATGGATTGATGTGGCTGTATTGATATGCAAAAGAGTCAAAACAGATGGATTGATgtattgtcatataaaaagaataagaagtggaAAACTGTAGTAAAAATTGGATAGGGAGAGGGGAGGAGAGAACGATGAAAAATCGATGAGAATTGAGGCAGCGAGAAGAAGCGATGCAGATAGTAGAAATTAGGTTTTGCGTCTGTGATTTGAGAAGGATAAgaagttaaaattattaataagccttgaaattattttcggtgtgaaaaagaaaaaaggatattaacggaACTTAATTTTGGATTTTACCAAATCAATTGAGAGTTGATTATTAAAGGATCtagattcttaattaaatagtaagattataattattattaaaggatctagattcttaattaaatagtaagattATAATTATGTGGACCCATTGGAGTGCCTACCTATCAAGATCTCACTGGTAAAGCTTTCTAAGGAGTGTAGAAACAAAGACGTGTATATAGAAAGGAtggaaatcaaaattcaaaatgtaGGACTAAAAGTGaagataatttttgagttttcctcTTCTCCAAGAGTGGTCGCTGCTCATCTTTCCTGTTTCGTATGAGTAGCTTATGCAAAAATATTGGCTAGGAAGATACCAATCAAGGAGCTTAAGTACTTTCTTTTAccattaaaagttaaaataacaGCACAGATGTATGAACAGTTAGTGAACAATGACAAAAATGGCTCATGGGCCAATGAAAAGTTGGATATACCCATGAAGTACTATCGAACTTGAAACAGACATAAGCTTATGTTTGTTCATTTGAGTCACAAGACTTTATAAAAATCTAGTTTTTTAGTCAGACTCAGTTTGTTCCATCCAAATGCTAGCTAATATCCTTTACAAACCGGGGTTCTGTAAGAGAGTTATAATCAATATATCAGCTACAAGCTAAGGTCAGGTCATTATGTAGGGAGATTATTGCCGGCTGTGCATTTATAATATGGTCTCGGAGTCTAGCCCTATGCTATTGTCATGTTTCTTCTCATTCTGAACACAACATGCCATAATTTTAACCACTGCTAGCTCACTGCAATACATAGTGACATTCATTGATGGAAAGGTGCATTACAGCTCATATCCATTGACATGGCAAGCAAGTAGGAGATCCTTGTGCTGTCAAGATTTTTTGTCCtgaatttttattttaactaATAGATCATTCCATGATCAAATATGGATGCCATTTTGATTCATACTTATACATCACGAATATAAACTTGTTCTCCCTTAGAATAAGATATTTAGTGTAATCAAAATCCTTGACGCTGACACAGGTATTTCCAGCACGCTTCTGGAGAAATGTTTGTGGTTTCTAGAGCTCTAGCACAGTTTGTTTCTATTAACAGGTTTGTTTTCTTATTCCAAGTGATGAGTTAGGCGATGGTTTGCCTGCAATAGGGGAATATGTAATTCATTATGGATGCAATCACTTCTCGGTGCCATAGGGCTATTCTTCGCACATATGCACATGACGATGTTAGTATTGGATCATGGATGATTGGTCTTAACGTGAAGCATGTTAATGAGGGAAAATTATGCTGCTCCAAGTGATCATCAGATTGGCTCGTAAATCCAAACCTATTTTTCCTAAACGTCATCCTATGATCAAATTTCTTGCACAATGTATTCAGTAAACTTCAGCCTTCAGACATGAAACAAAGCTGACTGGCCTCACTCAAATTGAGATACTAACTCATTTGTACTGTCGCCCCAATCGTGCATAATAACATTCACATCGCGGTTCATGTGTACATATCAATTCATGCAAAGCAGAA from Zingiber officinale cultivar Zhangliang chromosome 5B, Zo_v1.1, whole genome shotgun sequence encodes the following:
- the LOC121985092 gene encoding hydroxyproline O-galactosyltransferase HPGT1-like produces the protein MLLHFLCPFSFCASTLTSFSILRKINSLTCQNCFCVCVFSNFSINLYPCVIIIYLISDCLVLFLDALGTMLATHLDKHRAYIGCMKSGEVFSDKNQMWFEPEWWKFGDGKLYFQHASGEMFVVSRALAQFVSINRSCMCCSMKSAQ